A window of Nitrosopumilus sp. b3 contains these coding sequences:
- a CDS encoding P-II family nitrogen regulator — protein sequence MLKIEVILGENDVMAISEGLKKIGIGGLTVSKVRGRGKRPGPEIHASKGSEIFTPQFNDKYKIDAIIADAKEDEVIGIIKDNGRVGKIFVSQILRAVDIATGDEGETTI from the coding sequence ATGCTCAAAATTGAAGTCATATTAGGCGAAAATGATGTAATGGCGATCAGTGAAGGACTTAAAAAAATAGGCATAGGCGGTCTCACCGTATCCAAAGTCAGAGGTAGGGGAAAGAGACCAGGTCCAGAAATTCACGCATCAAAAGGAAGTGAGATTTTTACACCACAGTTCAATGACAAATACAAAATTGATGCAATAATTGCAGATGCAAAAGAAGATGAAGTTATAGGAATTATCAAAGATAATGGAAGGGTTGGAAAAATTTTTGTCTCCCAGATTTTACGTGCAGTAGATATTGCAACAGGTGACGAAGGAGAAACCACAATTTAG